In Chitinophagaceae bacterium, the genomic window TGTCCATAAGCCTTCCGGTGCATCTTTTTTATCGCTTGTGGAAGTGAGGATGCCTTTTTTTATGCGTTTAAACCAACTCGTTTTTGCTTCCATATCGCTTTTTTCCTGGTCGCCGGTAAGGTTACCTTCTATATCCTCTTCTTGTTTCATCTTTTGGGGTTTTGATGATAGATTGGATGCTTAAGCAATGGTAATGGAATTATCCAGGTACACATCCTGTATGCTGTTGAGCAATTCAATACCTTCTTTTAGCGGGCGTTGAAATGCTTTTCTTCCACTTATTAAACCCATGCCGCCGGCCCTTTTATTAATTACGGCTGTGGTTACTGCTTCTTCCATATCGGAAGCGCCCTTGCTTTCGCCACCGCTATTGATTAAACCTACACGACCCATGTAGCAATTGGCCACCTGGTATCGGGCCAAATCTATAGGATGGTTTGTAGTGAGCCTGTCATAAACCAATGGAGAGGTTTTGCCATGTTTTGTAGCAAGAAAACCGCCATTATTGGTAGGTAATTTTTGTTTAATAATATCGGCCTGTAAAGTAACGCCGAGGTGGTTGGCCTGGCTGGTTAAATCCGATGCTGTATGGTAATCTATACCATCTACTTTAAAGGCGTTGTTTCGTAAATAACACCAAAGAACGGTTGACATGCCCAGTTCGTGGGCTTGTTCAAAAGCCAGTGCTACTTCCTGCAGCTGCCGGGTACTGTTATCGCTTCCCCAGTAAATGGTTGCGCCTACAGAGGTTGCGCCCATGTTCCAGGCATCTTTAATTTGGCCAAACATTACCTGATCAAATTTGTTGGGATAGCTGATGAACTCATTATGGTTTATTTTAACCATCATAGGTATTTTATGGGCATATTTACGGCTTATTATTCCTAAAACGCCAAAGGTAGAAGCAACGGCATTACAGCCGCCTTCAATGGCCAGTTTCACAATATTTTCGGGATCAAAATAAATGGGGTTGGGGGCAAATGATGCGCCTGCGCTATGTTCAATTCCCTGGTCAACTGGTAATATGGAAAGGTAGCCCGTGCCGGCAAGCCTGCCATTTGAAAGCATTTTTTGAATGCTGTTTAGGGTTTGGTTGTTGCGGTTACTGTTGCTCCAAATTTTATCTACATGGTCTGGCGATGGTTGATGTATTTCTTCTTTGGTAATGCCTTTGCACTGATGGGTTAAGAGGCTGTCTGCCTGTGCTCCTAATAGTGATACAATTTTGGATGAAGCCATAATATTAGTTTTTTACAAAATTAAGAAAGGAAAGATAATAAATAAAATGATGTGTTTTAATGCTTAATTGATCATGTATAATGTATATTTTTAATTGAAAGTGGAAAGTGGAAATAATAATTGGATAATGGAAGATCGTTAATTAATAATCCCCAGCTTCCCTTTTTCCCCGGCTAAAAATACTTTTGTACCTGTTTTTGATTTTTGTACCACATGAAAACTTTCATGGGAAATATTTTTAAAATCTTTACCGTCATTATTTGTAATATCTACTCCATTGAGGCCGCAGGTTACCCAGGTTTTGTTTTTAATAAATGCTATGCAGCTCCTGTAGCCACCCGGCGGGTTTTGTGCCACTGTAAAATTTTTGCCCTTATTATTACTAAAAATAAAATTTCCGGTTACCGCATCTTTTTTTGTAAAATCACCGCCCACAATCATTAGTTTTTTATTGTGAATGGCAATAGAATTGGCGCCGGTGGATTCTTTGCCTTTATTTATGGGTAAGTCAATTATGTCTTTTCCATTTATAAAGAGCCGGCTGTTCAGCCCGCCGGTAATGCAATAATATTTTCTTTTGGAGTAGAGCTTAATGTTTGTACCGCTGCTGGCAAAGCAGGCTTCGCCACTGTCTGCAACCGGTCTTTTATTTTCGGGTATTTCCTGCCAGTTTTTGCCGCCGTTTTTGGTGGTTGCCAAAAATGTTTTTCCATTAATTGGGTCGCCAATTACCATGCCGTGTTTACCGTCAAAAAAATCCATGGCATCTAAAAACATTCCCCGGGTTTCATTTTTATATACTACATCCCAGTTTTTGCCGCCATTTGTTGTACGTAAAATATAAGCAGGCTCGGCTATGGCCATAATAATTGCGGTGTTGCTGTCCCATGCTTCAATATCCCTGAATTCGGTTTTTTCAAACCCAGGCACAATTTGCCATTGCCAGGTATCACCTCCATTGCTGCTTTTGCCAACGGTACCATTGCTACCGCTTACCCAAATAGTGCTGTCGTTGGGAACACTTAACCCCCGAAAGCTGGCTTTTGTGCCCGATGTAAGGATTTTTACTTGCTGCGCTATTGATAAAAAAACAAAAAGTAAAAAAAGAATTGATAAAGCAATTTTTCTTTTAAACATATTTTTTTCTTTAAAAATACACTAATTTAATAACGATTTTAACCCGTAACCACATTTGCAAATTATTGTTTGATTTAGCTCAATACAGGTATAAAAAAACAAAAAATTTCCATTGAACATATAAAGATTGAAACAGCAGAAAAAACAAAGCTACAATGAATAATAGTAATAAGCTTCGCTAAAGAAATTTTAAAAAAAAACAGCTAAAAAAGCTGTATAAATATTTTTGGAAAAGCTTACTGTTTTTTATTTAAAATTAAGATTTCCTGCGGCTTTCTTTAGTAGGTCTGCGCTGGTATTTTCGCCTTCCAAAGTTACCAATAAACGATCTGCGGCAAGGAAAGTTAGCGTAGATCGGCTGCCATCTTTTTTACCTTGTTCTATAGCTTTTCCGCCGTTGAAGTCAATCGTTTTAGTATATTCATCATCACTCTCCGACTGAAAATTCATCATTCCCAGGTATTGCATGCTGTAAACGCCGGCGCCAGCCTGTCCGGCGCAGTCAAATAGCTTCAGGCTTATTTCTGTTGAATCATTGAAGGTATAGTCAGCTTCAGCATATGCGGTTCCCATTGCGCTGTTTGCTGAAAATTTAGCCCTTTTTGCGCCGGCTAATTCTTCCGGAAGAAATGCCTTCATCTGCTCCAGGGTATAGGGTGGCAGCTTTTGCAATTCCTCTGTCTTTTTTTGTAAGTCATCCGATGCTTGTACCAGTTTATTGGCATCAATGCTGGCCGTGGTTTTTCCATCGTTGCTGGTTACAGAAACCTCACCCGGTTTAGGGTTATTATTGCAGGCTAATAGTATAGCTATACTTCCTAAAACAAATAGATTTTTCATTGTAAAAATATTTTAGTGGTGAAAAGATAAAGGTAATAAAACCCGGGTTTAGTTTTGTGATTTCCCCACTTGAATAATTTATCTGGCTTCAAATTTTTGTGTAGCTTAGCTCTTATACAACTGGGATGATTTTAAAAAAAGCGAGTACCAGTTGTGATTTGCTTTCAAATTTTTGTGTAGCTTAGCTCTTATACAACCGGCTTCAACGGTAAAAGAGCCTTCAAATGTTGTGATTTGCTTTCAAATTTTTGTGTAGCTTAGCTCTTATACAACGGTAGACCATAAAGGGAACAGAAAAAGGTTGTTGTGATTTGCTTTCAAATTTTTGTGTAGCTTAGCTCTTATACAACTTTAACAGCAAGGCTTAATACCCTTGAAGCGTTGTGATTTGCTTTCAAATTTTTGTGTAGCTTAGCTCTTATACAACTCGTCTGAAATTTTACTATCAAATTCGGCAGTTGTGATTTGCTTTCAAATTTTTGTGTAGCTTAGCTCTTATACAACCAGTTCCAGATTGTGTTGGTTTAACACCGTGTTGTGATTTGCTTTCAAATTTTTGTGTAGCTTAGCTCTTATACAACATTATCCGATGTAACATACCACTCTGCATTGTTGTGATTTGCTTTCAAATTTTTGTGTAGCTTAGCTCTTATACAACCACCACTCTTATCAATAGCAACGTTTAACGTTGTGATTTGCTTTCAAATTTTTGTGTAGCTTAGCTCTTATACAACCATCCAAGATTTGCACATCAGTTTTTTTAAGTTGTGATTTGCTTTCAAATTTTTGTGTAGCTTAGCTCTTATACAACTCCTCCTCTGTAGTTTTCGTTGGTACAGTAGTTGTGATTTGCTTTCAAATTTTTGTGTAGCTTAGCTCTTATACAACCTCATACAATCGGGCCTGCACATTACAGTAGTTGTGATTTGCTTTCAAATTTTTGTGTAGCTTAGCTCTTATACAACCGCCGGTTTTAAACTCCGTAGAGTTTTCTTGTTGTGATTTGCTTTCAAATTTTTGTGTAGCTTAGCTCTTATACAACTTTTATCTTGATGACATAGAGGGTATAACAGTTGTGATTTGCTTTCAAATTTTTGTGTAGCTTAGCTCTTATACAACTTTTTATCTGTACTATAACCAGGGTTTTTAGTTGTGATTTGCTTTCAAATTTTTGTGTAGCTTAGCTCTTATACAACGAAACATCATGTCTGCCCTACCTTTGTAGGGTTGTGATTTGCTTTCAAATTTTTGTGTAGCTTAGCTCTTATACAACTATCACCTCTCGACCCTACCGATGTTCGACGTTGTGATTTGCTTTCAAATTTTTGTGTAGCTTAGCTCTTATACAACCACTACCGAAAGGAGGTATTACTTACGATTGTTGTGATTTGCTTTCAAATTTTTGTGTAGCTTAGCTCTTATACAACGGGCTTTTTTACGCAAAACATTATTCCACTGTTGTGATTTGCTTTCAAATTTTTGTGTAGCTTAGCTCTTATACAACCTGCTTATGTAAATCTTGATTATACTTAATGTTGTGATTTGCTTTCAAATTTTTGTGTAGCTTAGCTCTTATACAACTTTAATCTTTGCCGGGTCATCCATCCCACGGTTGTGATTTGCTTTCAAATTTTTGTGTAGCTTAGCTCTTATACAACTCAATTTATTGTCTGCATCCTCGCCCCTGGTTGTGATTTGCTTTCAAATTTTTGTGTAGCTTAGCTCTTATACAACCTATTTCGAAAGGTTGAGTATGGGGTTTATGTTGTGATTTGCTTTCAAATTTTTGTGTAGCTTAGCTCTTATACAACATCGGTAGGGCCACTGTTTGGAAGTGGTTGTGATTTGCTTTCAAATTTTGTGTAGCCCACCTTGATCCTTTTGGTTGTGATTTGCTTTCAAATTTTTGTGTAGCTTAGCTCTTATACAACACAATTTGGCTAAGCTACTGATTTTAATGCTTTTAGAGTAAGTTTTACAAATAAAAAAATGGGTTTTATGCCCATTTTTTTATTTCTATACGGTTAAAATAATTCTAATTGCTGTACCTGTTGCGGAGCTTCTGCAAGTTCTTTTCCTCTATAAATTTCCATCATGCCAAACTGTTTATCGGTAATGCACATAATACCTATATGGCCCTTGGCGGGCAGTATTTTTTTTACTCTTTGTATATGCACTTCTGCATTTTCCCGGCTGGGGCAATGGCGCAGGTAAATGCTAAACTGGAACATAGTGAAGCCGTCGGCCAATATATCTTTACGGAATTTTGTGTAAATTTTACGGTCTTTCTTAGTTTCGGTAGGCAGGTCAAAAAATACTAGTACCCACATAATTCGATAAGCATTTAACCGGTTAAACATTTTTATTTACCTGTTTTGCACAACTTTTAAGCTGTTGCGCCCAATTTTTTATAAGTCAAACTCTGGATATAAAATTTTGCGCACATTGCCTTCATAGCATTTGGCTAAGCTGGCAGTAGTTCGTTGTACCGCATTCATCATAGGGCTTTTTTTTCCATCAATTTTTACGTCCATTGCCGGTATTTCCAGCAGGCTTTTTTTAATGGAGGGCGACATTTCCAAATATGCGCCATTGTTGCGCATAATTTGAAAAACTACATAATCTACAAAAGGCCGGTAAGGTTCCATTACATCATCGGCAAGGCAGTAGGCATTATATTGGTTGCGATGATGAATACCAAGCGTAGGCAACAAGCCGCTGGCTACGAGGCTGCGGGCCAGCATTGCCCTTAATATTGCATAGCCATAGTTGAGCAGGTTATTTGGCGGCGGCCCGTGCCGTTCCCGCCTAAATGATAATGTCCCCGGAAAAACTCTTTTCCAGTAATATGCCGCTGCCTGGGCTTCGGCATTATCGCTATCGCCACTTTTTACCGAGGATGCCAGGTTTAACAATAATTGCGTTTCTGCTCTTTGAAAGCCAAGCATGCCTGCCTGGTTTTGAATTTTGGCAGCAATGGTTTGTTGCCATAATTGCTTTTTTAAGGGCAGGCTGGCTTCGGTTTGTATTTGAAACATTTTGCTTTGAAGAGAATTGCCGTCTAAGGTAAGCAGCATACCGGTAGGGTGGTGGGTTTCATCGCAGGTAATTACTGCGGTGTTATTGGCCAAAAGTTTTGAAAGTAAAGACTGGGTGATGGTGATTTGCCGGTGGTCCAATATCAATATGCCAATATCTTCAATAGGAATAGATTTAGGCTGGGCAACTTCATTTTGCAGTTGCACTACTAATTGTTCATTTTCGGTTTTAAGGTAAGCCGGGTTGCCAAAATAAAGAGTGCGTTTTATCATATAGTGCGCATTCGGTTTTTTAACTGAGACATATAGCAATGCCTCAAAATTACTTACACCTATTTTATTTTATTTTTCAACCGTATAATTTTTTCTAAATACTCTACATCTGCCAGATCTTTTGTACGACCTGACGATTTTTTATTTTGAATAAGGCTGTTGAAATGTATAACGGGCAGACTGAAGCCATCAATATCTGCCATTGTTTTTTGTGCAAAAGCATTTGGAAATGCTACTCCTGAAATATGCGTCAAAAATTCTGTTTTATCCGGCTGACTATTACTGCCAATATGAAATTTTTGGGCTTTTGTAAAATCCCAGCTTCTTATAGTGTGGATGCCTTCATCGTCAAATCCTAAAGCAGTAAATGCCTGTAGCAACATTTCTTTATTCTCATTAGATGGTTCTAACCAAATATCCATGTCTCCGGTTGTACGATGATATCCATAATAATTTACCGCATAGCCGCCAATAAGCATAAAATTTACCCGGTGCTTTAAAAGTGCAGCCAGGATTTCATGGTGTTCTTTAAAAAAAATATTCATAGCTATTCATCAAATTTTAGTTTACGATCGGGGGCGTTCATTTCAGATTCATGCTTGAATCCAAATGCGTTTAGTGTCAATTCTTTTAAAGCTTTGAGCCGCTCTATTGGTGGCATGGCAGCGTAATAGGCCAACTGATCATCTTCCATTGCTTCAAAGGAATTAAAGCTTTTTAATGTCCAGTTTCTTTTGGTATAGCTCACTTCCGGTTCGGATACCGCATTATTGTTTGTAGTTGAAGAAGTTTGGTAACTACCTGTTTTTGAGATGTTGCCGAGCCGGTCTATTTTTAGTTTGATGCAAACATCAATTATTTTAATGCCATCATCACTTTTTTCACTTAAATTTTGACTGCCGTATTCTCCTGTTTTCGAATCGCTATCATAAGAAATAATTAAATCAGATATTCTTGATTTAAGAAAATAGCATTGCTTGCCCGTTGATTTCCGCATAACATAAACTCTTTCGGAAATTTCCTTTTTATTAATCCAATTAATTTCTTTTTTACCTTCAATCTCTTCTTTTGTTGGCACATAAACTAAATCCCCTGGTGAAAGAATAATTTTATCAAATCCATCTCTATCTTCTGCAATAGGGTCGCCTTTTACAATTTTTTCGATTGCTTTGTGTGTAGCAATAGACCTATAATCGGTGCGTTTTTTGATTTTTGGATTTTCGTACATTATGAAGTATGCCATTGCTCCCTTGTCTGTTTCATAAAAACCACCGTTAAACATATCTTCAATATCTACTGTTCCATCTAATCGAGTAATAGATTTAATCTCTTTCCCAATTTTAGGATTCTCTATTGCTTTCTTGTTTAATTTTTCAAGCCCTTCTGCATTAAATGCTTCTTTAGGTACATTGTTGTACTCTAAAATATGGTCCAGCATCAATAAGTTAAAGGCACTTGTTTTCCTGTTTGGTGAAATGGTAAGATCCGCATCTGTAATGATTAGTTGTTTCTCATTGGGAAGTGAGTCGAAATAGTTTTTGTTAATGAATGAGAAATAAGGAAAATCATTTTTCATTTTTTCAATCGTTAGTTTTTCTACGTAATCTTTTTTAGTTAAATCCATTCGTTTAGTTTTATAAGGAATAAAGTGTGCAACTTCTATGGCTTCGTATTCTTTTTCAGCTAATTGATAAAGGGTTTTGTATTGTGGTTTCCCTTTCTTGTTGACTTTTCCTGTTTCAATTTTCTTGCTGTTCTTAGTTAGATACTCTTCTATTTCGTTAATCAATGAATCTTTTTCATCAATACCTGAGTTACAGCGTTTGATTAGCTCTTTTATGATTTGCCTAGCATATTGGTCATAAACATAAGATGCTGTTTTTCTTTTTTCTAAGTCTTTATCAATTAACTGCCGTTCAATTTCAATTTCAAATGCGTCTTTAACGGGAACCATTTTTGTTTCCTTGAGTTGGATCACCCCCAATGGTTCTTTAAACATAGACCGTCTAACTGCCATCCATTTAGCATTCTGTTTTTGTTCTTTAAAAATCTTTTTAGGTTGCTTTTCGCTTTCTGTTTTCCATGAAGCAGTCCGATTGGTTGGTGTGGAAATAATTTTATTACTTGTTTTAAAGGTAACAATCGTTTCTTCTAATTTATCCTTTGCTTGTTTTGTGAAACCATCCCATGGCTGTTTAAAATCCCTGATTTTGCTTTTTACTAAGGTTCGCTT contains:
- the cas1 gene encoding type II CRISPR-associated endonuclease Cas1, with the protein product MIKRTLYFGNPAYLKTENEQLVVQLQNEVAQPKSIPIEDIGILILDHRQITITQSLLSKLLANNTAVITCDETHHPTGMLLTLDGNSLQSKMFQIQTEASLPLKKQLWQQTIAAKIQNQAGMLGFQRAETQLLLNLASSVKSGDSDNAEAQAAAYYWKRVFPGTLSFRRERHGPPPNNLLNYGYAILRAMLARSLVASGLLPTLGIHHRNQYNAYCLADDVMEPYRPFVDYVVFQIMRNNGAYLEMSPSIKKSLLEIPAMDVKIDGKKSPMMNAVQRTTASLAKCYEGNVRKILYPEFDL
- a CDS encoding class I fructose-bisphosphate aldolase — encoded protein: MASSKIVSLLGAQADSLLTHQCKGITKEEIHQPSPDHVDKIWSNSNRNNQTLNSIQKMLSNGRLAGTGYLSILPVDQGIEHSAGASFAPNPIYFDPENIVKLAIEGGCNAVASTFGVLGIISRKYAHKIPMMVKINHNEFISYPNKFDQVMFGQIKDAWNMGATSVGATIYWGSDNSTRQLQEVALAFEQAHELGMSTVLWCYLRNNAFKVDGIDYHTASDLTSQANHLGVTLQADIIKQKLPTNNGGFLATKHGKTSPLVYDRLTTNHPIDLARYQVANCYMGRVGLINSGGESKGASDMEEAVTTAVINKRAGGMGLISGRKAFQRPLKEGIELLNSIQDVYLDNSITIA
- the cas2 gene encoding CRISPR-associated endonuclease Cas2; amino-acid sequence: MWVLVFFDLPTETKKDRKIYTKFRKDILADGFTMFQFSIYLRHCPSRENAEVHIQRVKKILPAKGHIGIMCITDKQFGMMEIYRGKELAEAPQQVQQLELF
- a CDS encoding oxidoreductase, whose protein sequence is MFKRKIALSILFLLFVFLSIAQQVKILTSGTKASFRGLSVPNDSTIWVSGSNGTVGKSSNGGDTWQWQIVPGFEKTEFRDIEAWDSNTAIIMAIAEPAYILRTTNGGKNWDVVYKNETRGMFLDAMDFFDGKHGMVIGDPINGKTFLATTKNGGKNWQEIPENKRPVADSGEACFASSGTNIKLYSKRKYYCITGGLNSRLFINGKDIIDLPINKGKESTGANSIAIHNKKLMIVGGDFTKKDAVTGNFIFSNNKGKNFTVAQNPPGGYRSCIAFIKNKTWVTCGLNGVDITNNDGKDFKNISHESFHVVQKSKTGTKVFLAGEKGKLGIIN